One window of Nicotiana tomentosiformis chromosome 11, ASM39032v3, whole genome shotgun sequence genomic DNA carries:
- the LOC138901340 gene encoding uncharacterized protein: MLTQIVASQAQRSNVAPTSSSQQGDSSGSRVNRFLQLDPPVYTDANLEEDPQDFIDDMHKTLWVMRATETEGVELAAYHLKGVAYSWVELWEDSREEGSPPTRWSEFADAFIDHFLPGETREAHAAEFKNLKQGNKSVWDYHMEFTRLSKYAILMLPTMEARVRHFVQGLSPLVINEATIAALNSYMNYGNMVAFAQATENRKLKNRMEREASAPPTGPSQQQGDISGPIRTAGDPTSMADQKGDSSNS, from the exons AtgctgacacagatagtggcttctcaagcccagagatcaaatgttgcacctacttcttccagccaacaaggggattctagtggttccagggtgaacaggtttcttcagttggatcctccggtgtacACAGATGCTAATCTtgaggaggacccacaggacttcattgatgacatGCATAAAACTCTCtgggttatgcgcgctactgagacagagggagtggagttggccgcctaccacctgaaaggggtggcctattcatGGGTTGAGCTGTGGGAAGACtctcgtgaggaggggagccctccaacgaggtggagtgagtttgctgacgCTTTCATAGACCATTTTTTACCAGGCGAGACTAGGGAAGCTCATGCCGCAGAGTTTAAGAACCTTAAGCAAGGAAATAAGAGTGTGTGGGATTATCACATGGAGTTCACACGTCTGtctaaatatgccattctcatgttgcctactatggaggctagagtgcgtcattttgtgcagggccttagccccttggttatcaatgaggccactatagctgccttgaattcaTATATGAACTATGGGAATATGGTAgcgtttgctcaagctacagagaaccgtaagttgaagaacagaatggagcgagagg ccagtgcaccgccaacagggcccagtcagcagcaagGAGacatttcaggcccaatcaggacAGCAGGGGACCCCACTAGTATGGCCGATCAGAAGGGAGATTCCAGCAACAGCTGA